Proteins encoded in a region of the Neoarius graeffei isolate fNeoGra1 chromosome 3, fNeoGra1.pri, whole genome shotgun sequence genome:
- the LOC132883072 gene encoding zinc finger protein OZF-like isoform X1, translated as MESAEVHLCSSRKPPHTPASAGSQVCGDVQQNHVKKEEPEDEGYLCGGTSVSVGHITPMNQQKNVKQEEPEDEGYLCGETSASVENMDQEYGMFQKMPVKDDESEDEDYFCTTPVSEMSDAEFRVFSCSWCSLSYTSQSYLYNHIRRCHYEEYERLMKSGDIQNQENVMSTDGSSIPRTVPTSLNSNTTNKQKQKVVYACSQCIKTFTNQKSLLRHQQIHTTEKPHQCRQCGKSFAHHSLLQRHHHIHTGEKPYQCSQCGKKFSQQSNLQKHMGTHTGEKPYHCTQCGKSFSQRCNLQKHLGIHTGEKPYQCSQCGKKFSQQGNLQKHLGIHTEEKPYHCSVCGKNFTTKSYLHTHQLIHIEQKPHLCLQCGKGFIRKHDLQVHQHIHTGEKPYHCTQCGKTYTQRSSLQKHLDTHTGVKPYHCSECGKNFTTKRYLQNHQLIHTEQKPYLCLECGKGFTRNHDLKVHQRIHTGENLYYCSECGKSFIRYATFIYHQKFHITEKPIQCSRCGRRFTYSGALNIHKCSNKE; from the exons ATGGAATCAGCAGAAGTCCATCTGTGTTCTTCCAGAAAACCTCCACACACTCCTGCTTCTGCTGGCTCACAG GTTTGTGGAGATGTACAGCAAAATCATGTAAAAAAGGAAGAACCTGAAGATGAAGGCTACCTCT GTGGAGGAACATCAGTCTCTGTGGGACACATCACACCTATGAACCAACAGAAAAATGTAAAACAGGAAGAACCTGAAGACGAAGGCTATCTCT GTGGAGAAACATCAGCCTCTGTGGAAAATATGGACCAAGAGTATGGAATGTTTCAAAAGATGCCCGTAAAAGATGATGAGTCTGAAGATGAAGACTATTTCTGTACAACACCAGTCTCTG AAATGAGTGATGCTGAGTTTCGAGTCTTCTCCTGCTCCTGGTGTTCACTTTCGTATACATCTCAAAGTTACCTCTACAACCACATCAGAAGATGCCACTATGAGGAATATGAGAGACTGATGAAGTCAGGAGACATACAAAATCAGGAAAATGTGATGTCCACAGATGGCTCCAGTATTCCACGAACAGTCCCTACTTCCCTCAACAGTAATACAACTAATAAGCAAAAGCAGAAAGTAGTCTATGCCTGCTCACAGTGTATTAAGACTTTTACTAACCAGAAAAGTCTCCTACGACACCAGCAAATTCACACAACAGAGAAACCCCATCAATGCAGACAGTGTGGCAAGAGTTTTGCCCATCACAGCTTACTTCAACGACACCACCACATTCACaccggagagaagccatatcaatgCTCGCAATGTGGGAAAAAATTCAGCCAGCAAAGTAATCTTCAAAAACACATGGGAactcatacaggagagaagccgtaccaCTGCactcagtgtgggaagagtttcagTCAACGGTGTAATCTCCAAAAACACTTAGGCATTCACaccggagagaagccgtatcaatgCTCTCAATGTGGGAAAAAATTCAGCCAGCAGGGTAATCTCCAAAAACACCTGGGCATTCACACAGAAGAGAAGCCATACCACTGCTCAGTGTGTGGGAAGAATTTTACAACAAAGAGTTATCTCCACACTCACCAGTTAATTCACATAGAACAAAAGCCTCATCTTTGCTTACAGTGTGGAAAGGGCTTTATTCGAAAGCACGATCTCCAagtacaccagcacattcacacaggcgaGAAGCCGTACCACTGCACTCAATGTGGGAAAACTTACACTCAACGCAGCAGTCTTCAAAAACACCTGGACACTCACACGGGTGTGAAGCCATATCATTGCTCAGAGTGTGGGAAGAATTTTACAACAAAGCGTTATCTCCAAAATCACCAGTTAATTCACACAGAACAAAAGCCTTATCTCTGCTTAGAGTGTGGAAAGGGCTTTACTCGAAATCATGATCTCAaagtacaccagcgcattcacacaggagaaaatCTGTATTACTGCTCGGAGTGTGGAAAGAGCTTTATTAGATATGCTACCTTCATCTATCACCAGAAATTTCACATAACAGAGAAACCAATTCAGTGCTCTCGGTGTGGACGGAGATTTACCTATTCAGGAGCACTTAACATACACAAGTGCTCCAACAAGGAGTAA
- the LOC132883072 gene encoding zinc finger protein OZF-like isoform X3, translating to MNQQKNVKQEEPEDEGYLCGETSASVENMDQEYGMFQKMPVKDDESEDEDYFCTTPVSEMSDAEFRVFSCSWCSLSYTSQSYLYNHIRRCHYEEYERLMKSGDIQNQENVMSTDGSSIPRTVPTSLNSNTTNKQKQKVVYACSQCIKTFTNQKSLLRHQQIHTTEKPHQCRQCGKSFAHHSLLQRHHHIHTGEKPYQCSQCGKKFSQQSNLQKHMGTHTGEKPYHCTQCGKSFSQRCNLQKHLGIHTGEKPYQCSQCGKKFSQQGNLQKHLGIHTEEKPYHCSVCGKNFTTKSYLHTHQLIHIEQKPHLCLQCGKGFIRKHDLQVHQHIHTGEKPYHCTQCGKTYTQRSSLQKHLDTHTGVKPYHCSECGKNFTTKRYLQNHQLIHTEQKPYLCLECGKGFTRNHDLKVHQRIHTGENLYYCSECGKSFIRYATFIYHQKFHITEKPIQCSRCGRRFTYSGALNIHKCSNKE from the exons ATGAACCAACAGAAAAATGTAAAACAGGAAGAACCTGAAGACGAAGGCTATCTCT GTGGAGAAACATCAGCCTCTGTGGAAAATATGGACCAAGAGTATGGAATGTTTCAAAAGATGCCCGTAAAAGATGATGAGTCTGAAGATGAAGACTATTTCTGTACAACACCAGTCTCTG AAATGAGTGATGCTGAGTTTCGAGTCTTCTCCTGCTCCTGGTGTTCACTTTCGTATACATCTCAAAGTTACCTCTACAACCACATCAGAAGATGCCACTATGAGGAATATGAGAGACTGATGAAGTCAGGAGACATACAAAATCAGGAAAATGTGATGTCCACAGATGGCTCCAGTATTCCACGAACAGTCCCTACTTCCCTCAACAGTAATACAACTAATAAGCAAAAGCAGAAAGTAGTCTATGCCTGCTCACAGTGTATTAAGACTTTTACTAACCAGAAAAGTCTCCTACGACACCAGCAAATTCACACAACAGAGAAACCCCATCAATGCAGACAGTGTGGCAAGAGTTTTGCCCATCACAGCTTACTTCAACGACACCACCACATTCACaccggagagaagccatatcaatgCTCGCAATGTGGGAAAAAATTCAGCCAGCAAAGTAATCTTCAAAAACACATGGGAactcatacaggagagaagccgtaccaCTGCactcagtgtgggaagagtttcagTCAACGGTGTAATCTCCAAAAACACTTAGGCATTCACaccggagagaagccgtatcaatgCTCTCAATGTGGGAAAAAATTCAGCCAGCAGGGTAATCTCCAAAAACACCTGGGCATTCACACAGAAGAGAAGCCATACCACTGCTCAGTGTGTGGGAAGAATTTTACAACAAAGAGTTATCTCCACACTCACCAGTTAATTCACATAGAACAAAAGCCTCATCTTTGCTTACAGTGTGGAAAGGGCTTTATTCGAAAGCACGATCTCCAagtacaccagcacattcacacaggcgaGAAGCCGTACCACTGCACTCAATGTGGGAAAACTTACACTCAACGCAGCAGTCTTCAAAAACACCTGGACACTCACACGGGTGTGAAGCCATATCATTGCTCAGAGTGTGGGAAGAATTTTACAACAAAGCGTTATCTCCAAAATCACCAGTTAATTCACACAGAACAAAAGCCTTATCTCTGCTTAGAGTGTGGAAAGGGCTTTACTCGAAATCATGATCTCAaagtacaccagcgcattcacacaggagaaaatCTGTATTACTGCTCGGAGTGTGGAAAGAGCTTTATTAGATATGCTACCTTCATCTATCACCAGAAATTTCACATAACAGAGAAACCAATTCAGTGCTCTCGGTGTGGACGGAGATTTACCTATTCAGGAGCACTTAACATACACAAGTGCTCCAACAAGGAGTAA
- the LOC132883072 gene encoding zinc finger protein OZF-like isoform X2: MFFPSLNKVCGDVQQNHVKKEEPEDEGYLCGGTSVSVGHITPMNQQKNVKQEEPEDEGYLCGETSASVENMDQEYGMFQKMPVKDDESEDEDYFCTTPVSEMSDAEFRVFSCSWCSLSYTSQSYLYNHIRRCHYEEYERLMKSGDIQNQENVMSTDGSSIPRTVPTSLNSNTTNKQKQKVVYACSQCIKTFTNQKSLLRHQQIHTTEKPHQCRQCGKSFAHHSLLQRHHHIHTGEKPYQCSQCGKKFSQQSNLQKHMGTHTGEKPYHCTQCGKSFSQRCNLQKHLGIHTGEKPYQCSQCGKKFSQQGNLQKHLGIHTEEKPYHCSVCGKNFTTKSYLHTHQLIHIEQKPHLCLQCGKGFIRKHDLQVHQHIHTGEKPYHCTQCGKTYTQRSSLQKHLDTHTGVKPYHCSECGKNFTTKRYLQNHQLIHTEQKPYLCLECGKGFTRNHDLKVHQRIHTGENLYYCSECGKSFIRYATFIYHQKFHITEKPIQCSRCGRRFTYSGALNIHKCSNKE, encoded by the exons ATGTTTTTCCCCTCTTTGAATAAG GTTTGTGGAGATGTACAGCAAAATCATGTAAAAAAGGAAGAACCTGAAGATGAAGGCTACCTCT GTGGAGGAACATCAGTCTCTGTGGGACACATCACACCTATGAACCAACAGAAAAATGTAAAACAGGAAGAACCTGAAGACGAAGGCTATCTCT GTGGAGAAACATCAGCCTCTGTGGAAAATATGGACCAAGAGTATGGAATGTTTCAAAAGATGCCCGTAAAAGATGATGAGTCTGAAGATGAAGACTATTTCTGTACAACACCAGTCTCTG AAATGAGTGATGCTGAGTTTCGAGTCTTCTCCTGCTCCTGGTGTTCACTTTCGTATACATCTCAAAGTTACCTCTACAACCACATCAGAAGATGCCACTATGAGGAATATGAGAGACTGATGAAGTCAGGAGACATACAAAATCAGGAAAATGTGATGTCCACAGATGGCTCCAGTATTCCACGAACAGTCCCTACTTCCCTCAACAGTAATACAACTAATAAGCAAAAGCAGAAAGTAGTCTATGCCTGCTCACAGTGTATTAAGACTTTTACTAACCAGAAAAGTCTCCTACGACACCAGCAAATTCACACAACAGAGAAACCCCATCAATGCAGACAGTGTGGCAAGAGTTTTGCCCATCACAGCTTACTTCAACGACACCACCACATTCACaccggagagaagccatatcaatgCTCGCAATGTGGGAAAAAATTCAGCCAGCAAAGTAATCTTCAAAAACACATGGGAactcatacaggagagaagccgtaccaCTGCactcagtgtgggaagagtttcagTCAACGGTGTAATCTCCAAAAACACTTAGGCATTCACaccggagagaagccgtatcaatgCTCTCAATGTGGGAAAAAATTCAGCCAGCAGGGTAATCTCCAAAAACACCTGGGCATTCACACAGAAGAGAAGCCATACCACTGCTCAGTGTGTGGGAAGAATTTTACAACAAAGAGTTATCTCCACACTCACCAGTTAATTCACATAGAACAAAAGCCTCATCTTTGCTTACAGTGTGGAAAGGGCTTTATTCGAAAGCACGATCTCCAagtacaccagcacattcacacaggcgaGAAGCCGTACCACTGCACTCAATGTGGGAAAACTTACACTCAACGCAGCAGTCTTCAAAAACACCTGGACACTCACACGGGTGTGAAGCCATATCATTGCTCAGAGTGTGGGAAGAATTTTACAACAAAGCGTTATCTCCAAAATCACCAGTTAATTCACACAGAACAAAAGCCTTATCTCTGCTTAGAGTGTGGAAAGGGCTTTACTCGAAATCATGATCTCAaagtacaccagcgcattcacacaggagaaaatCTGTATTACTGCTCGGAGTGTGGAAAGAGCTTTATTAGATATGCTACCTTCATCTATCACCAGAAATTTCACATAACAGAGAAACCAATTCAGTGCTCTCGGTGTGGACGGAGATTTACCTATTCAGGAGCACTTAACATACACAAGTGCTCCAACAAGGAGTAA